A region of the Myxococcota bacterium genome:
CCGACTGGCGGGAGCGCGCACGTCACTCCTGGGACGAGAAGTGCCTTCCCACGGCGCCCTTCCGGAACCCGCGGCCGATCCTGCTCGACAACTCGGCGACCGAAGTCGGACCCCTCGGCATCTCTCTCGGCGAGTACGCGGACGAGCTCGGCGTCCACCCCTCGGATGCCCTCGCCGAGTGGTTTCTCGCCAACGGCGTGCAGTCCACCGTCACGATGCCGCCCTGGGAGAAGGACCAGGACACCGTGCTGCGGCTGCTCCGCGACCCGTACTCCGTGGGCAACATCAGTGACGCGGGCGCCCACGGCCAGATGTTCTGCGGAGCCGGAGACAACCTCCTGCTCTTCACCGACTTCGTGCGCGGCACCGAATCCCTGCGCGTCGAAGAAGCCGTGCACGTCCAGACCGGGAAGCTCGCCGACCACTTCGGCCTGCGCGAACGCGGCATCGTCGCCCCCGGCAACCACGCCGACCTCACGGTCTTCGACCTCGCCGAGGTCGAGCGCCGCGAGAAGTACAAGATCTCGGATGTCCCGGACGGTCACGGGGGTCATACCTGGCGCTGGACCCGCGATCCGGCGCCGGTGCGCCTCACCCTGGCCGCGGGCGAAGCCACCTTCGAGGCCGGGCGCCATACCGGGGCGCGCCCGGGTCAGATGCTCTCGCCGGGCAGCTCGGACTGAGCCCGCCCGCGAAGCCCAGAACGGAGCCCGATGTCGCCCGACACCTTCGAGTTGCCGGATGTCTCCGTACTGGCAGCGCCGTTCTACCTGATCGCGCTGGCCGTCGAGTTCGTCGGCATCTCCCTCGGTCGATTCCGCGGGCGCTTCGAAACCCGCGACGCGGTCACGAGCGTGACGATGGGCGCCGGCAGCGTCGTGTGGGGCGTCGCCTTCACCGCGCTCACCCAGGCGGTTCTCTTCGCCTGTTACGCGTGGCGGCTCTTCGATGTGCCGATCACCGTCGCGAGCATCGCCGTCTGCTTCGTCCTCGATGACCTCCGCTACTACTGGGTCCACCGCTTCGGACACGAGAGCCGCTTCTTCTGGGCGAGTCACGTCGTCCACCATTCGAGCGAGCACTACAACCTCAGCACGGCCCTGCGTCAGACCTGGACGATCTCGGGCCTGTTCGTACTCAAGATCCCCCCCGTGCTCCTCGGCTTCCACCCAGGAGTCGTTGCCTTCGTCGGCGGACTGAACCTGATCTATCAGTTCTGGATCCACACCGAGGCCATCGATCGCCTGCCCCGCTGGTTCGAGGCCGTCTTCAACACGCCTTCCCACCATCGCGTCCACCACGGGGTGAACCCGCGCTACCTCGACGCCAACTACGCCGGCGTCTTCATCTTCTGGGACCGCTGGTTCGGGAGCTTCGTGCCGGAGGAGCCCACCGAGCCGGTGCGCTACGGCATCGTGCACCCGTTGGGAAGCTTCAACCCGCTCCGGGTCGCCTATCAGGAGTGGGCTTCTCTGTTCCGCGACGCGCTCCAGCCCGGGATCGGGCTGCGCGAACGCTGGGGGTATCTCTTCGGTCCGCCGGGTTGGAGTCACGATGGGAGCCGCGCCACGAGTCGCGACCTGAAGGCCGCGTGGCGCGCAGCGTCCCCTGCCCAACACGCCGTGGAGTAGACTGCGCCCCCGAGCGGATTCCGTTTCCCACACGAGAGGACCCGATGGAACCCAGTGCCCTGCTTCAGCCCGTGTTCACCCTCGCCGCCTGGACGGTGGTGATGCTCCTCTGGATGCTCGCCACGCGTATCCCCGCCATGGCCAGCGCGGGCATCGACGCCCAGGAAGCCCGCGACACCGCGCGTCTGATCGACATGCTGCCCACCGAGATCACGCGGATCTCCAACAACTACAACCACCTCTTCGAGCAGCCCACGCTGTTCTACGCGGTGGTGATCACGTTGGCGGTGCTCGACCTCCAGGACACGATCCACGTCGCGTGCGCCTGGGCGTTCGTCGCCATCCGCATCGCCCACTCGCTGGTGCAGGCCACGGTCGACATCGTGAACATCCGCTTCGCGCTCTTCGCGCTGTCGTGGCTGGTGTTGATCGTGATGATCGTGCGGGGTGCACTCGGCGCGTTCTAGCCCCGTTCGGCGCTCCCGCGTAGCAGGACCCTCGGGTATGCTCCCGGCGCCCCGCCCGGAGCGACCCGTGGCGGCAGTAGATCACCCGGGAGGAAACCCCACCATGGCCCGACGCACCGTCGTCATCCTGCTCGCTGTCCTGACCGCCGCGCTCTCGGTGGGCTGCGTCACCCAGGGAACCCACGATCTCGTGCTCGGCGAGCGCGACGACGCTCGCGCCTCGCGCGACACCCTGCGGGTCCAGCTCGAAGAGGCCCAGGCCGCGAATCAGGGGCTCCGCGACGAACTCGCCGCCACGAAGGTCGAAGCCGAGACCCAGAAAGGTGGCTACGACGACCTGATCCGCGAGCTCCAGGGCGAGGTCGAAGCCGGGCAGATCCAGGTCCAGCAGCTGCGCGACGGCGTGCAGTTGAATGTCTCGGACGAGCTGCTCTTTCCCTCGGGTTCGGCGCGGCTGAACGCGGCGGGGAAGACCCTGCTCGAGAAGGTGGCCAGCCAGATCGACGACAAGAGCCTGGTCA
Encoded here:
- a CDS encoding sterol desaturase family protein — encoded protein: MSPDTFELPDVSVLAAPFYLIALAVEFVGISLGRFRGRFETRDAVTSVTMGAGSVVWGVAFTALTQAVLFACYAWRLFDVPITVASIAVCFVLDDLRYYWVHRFGHESRFFWASHVVHHSSEHYNLSTALRQTWTISGLFVLKIPPVLLGFHPGVVAFVGGLNLIYQFWIHTEAIDRLPRWFEAVFNTPSHHRVHHGVNPRYLDANYAGVFIFWDRWFGSFVPEEPTEPVRYGIVHPLGSFNPLRVAYQEWASLFRDALQPGIGLRERWGYLFGPPGWSHDGSRATSRDLKAAWRAASPAQHAVE
- a CDS encoding MAPEG family protein produces the protein MEPSALLQPVFTLAAWTVVMLLWMLATRIPAMASAGIDAQEARDTARLIDMLPTEITRISNNYNHLFEQPTLFYAVVITLAVLDLQDTIHVACAWAFVAIRIAHSLVQATVDIVNIRFALFALSWLVLIVMIVRGALGAF
- a CDS encoding OmpA family protein, encoding MARRTVVILLAVLTAALSVGCVTQGTHDLVLGERDDARASRDTLRVQLEEAQAANQGLRDELAATKVEAETQKGGYDDLIRELQGEVEAGQIQVQQLRDGVQLNVSDELLFPSGSARLNAAGKTLLEKVASQIDDKSLVTVEGHTDNIKISGALKNRYPTNWELAAARASSVVRLLADNGVDPARLRATSRGPYAPLESNDTPEGRAKNRRTEIYLRPMNP